Part of the Cellulomonas hominis genome, GACTTCTACACGATCATCGACCGCGCTGAGCAGATCCGCGGTGCCGACGACATCGTCGGTGGGTCCGGCTGGGGCTCCGACGCCGAGTTCACCGACCACCTGGACGAGCTCGATCGGGGCGAGCTGGGCATCTCCCACCGCAACCGGGTGCCCGCCCGCATCGCCGCGGTCCGCCCGCCTGACCCGGCCCGGCCAGCCGACCCGCCCGCCTCGCTGCCGGTTCCGCCCTGGCTGAGCCGTCCGGTCTCCACTGGCGAGCCCGGCATCTGGGCGGCCGGCCAGCACGTCCAGATCCGTCTCCCCGGCGGCAACCGGATCGTCGCGACCCAAGCCACCGACCAGGGGGAATGGGACGACCCGGCCTACTACGCCGACGGCCGGATCGCGCTGGTCTCCAGCAAGGCACCGGCGCACCCCGACGGGGTGGTGCTGGTCGCCGACCCCGACGGGGACCCGGTCACATTCGACCTGAGCGCCGGCCTGCTGATCGGGGACACGGCGCGCACGCCGGCCACCGTGTGGGACCTGCTGGCGCGGCAGGCCGCCGATGCCGGTCGCACGGTGACCATCGCGGCCGCCCGCGCCCGCGGCCCACTGGCCGAGGCCTTCCCGGGTGCCCGGTTGGCAGACCTCGCCGACGTGGACGGCGCCCTACGGGCAGCCCGCGGTGGCGACCTGCTGATGCTGGCCGACATCGAGGACGACGTGAACCCCTACCGCGACGCCCTCGCCTGGTCGCAGCGAGCCGCCGCCCTGCGGACCGCGCTGGCCTCCGGTGCCTGGGTCGTGGGCCTCGGCCTTCCGAACCGGTACTCCGAGCCGCTGCTGGACCAGCTGCCCGCCCGGCTCGCATTCGGCCGCTACGCCGCCCGCCAGCTGCTCGGCGGTGGCGCGCGCACCCGAACGCTGCCGGTCGAAGG contains:
- a CDS encoding ATP-binding protein, producing MTRNAATKARTRAAARAAGTTYTAALRSATTEHRATLSSPLRAVLGRTDDGKDVALTGGRTWGILGAAGTGKTTMADQILDLALEQGRRVYRIGRGLRSGVVAQINTSTTPAADGPARIEKLAQTFLTDGAGPLLVVDSLYEIDRLLLTARPMERRSADAQRAAEVLTRAVTRGGGRTVILVGAGSLDEPHTPDHVSWWMQQTAGVVELRRGTYSQPWGGVLHEGGRTEFLRPALPLPVRELAVGERVQFAESRRWWRVRAVSPSGRYAGLSSPNNLTGEDFYTIIDRAEQIRGADDIVGGSGWGSDAEFTDHLDELDRGELGISHRNRVPARIAAVRPPDPARPADPPASLPVPPWLSRPVSTGEPGIWAAGQHVQIRLPGGNRIVATQATDQGEWDDPAYYADGRIALVSSKAPAHPDGVVLVADPDGDPVTFDLSAGLLIGDTARTPATVWDLLARQAADAGRTVTIAAARARGPLAEAFPGARLADLADVDGALRAARGGDLLMLADIEDDVNPYRDALAWSQRAAALRTALASGAWVVGLGLPNRYSEPLLDQLPARLAFGRYAARQLLGGGARTRTLPVEGAGLARLAAEGPAIPVRSYT